From Candidatus Kryptonium sp., the proteins below share one genomic window:
- a CDS encoding Trm112 family protein, which yields MVIDKDLLKILACPKCKGDLDYIEEPESLVCKSCGKVYEVKDGIPILLVDESNDE from the coding sequence ATCGTGATTGATAAGGATCTCTTAAAAATTCTCGCCTGTCCAAAGTGTAAAGGTGATCTTGATTATATTGAAGAACCTGAGTCGCTTGTTTGCAAGAGTTGTGGCAAAGTTTACGAGGTAAAAGATGGAATTCCGATTTTATTGGTTGATGAGTCAAACGATGAATAG
- the nadC gene encoding carboxylating nicotinate-nucleotide diphosphorylase translates to MKNFTLEEQIVEIVKRALLEDIGYGDITTMSVIGDEYIESDAELIVKEDGVIAGIDVAWIVFKTVDPNLKFVPNVSDGDFVKKGEIIGAVSGDVRSILAAERVMLNFVQRMSGIATLTRKFVKAVEGTKAKITDTRKTAPGLRLIDKLAVEIGGGVNHRFGLYDMILIKDNHIAISGGVEKAIEKCLKYVKEKNLDVKIEVEAHNLDDVKKIVKFDGIDRVMLDNFSIDDLKTAVDLIGGKFEVEASGGITLENVRQVAETGVDYISVGMLTHSPKALDISLEIKI, encoded by the coding sequence ATGAAAAATTTTACTCTTGAGGAGCAAATAGTTGAAATTGTAAAAAGGGCATTGCTTGAAGATATTGGATATGGTGATATAACAACAATGTCTGTGATAGGTGATGAGTATATTGAGTCGGATGCTGAGCTTATTGTTAAAGAAGATGGCGTAATTGCTGGAATAGATGTTGCTTGGATTGTTTTTAAAACTGTTGATCCTAATTTAAAATTTGTCCCGAATGTATCTGATGGAGATTTCGTAAAGAAAGGTGAGATTATTGGAGCTGTAAGTGGTGATGTTAGAAGCATTTTAGCTGCCGAAAGAGTTATGCTTAATTTCGTTCAAAGGATGAGCGGAATAGCGACACTTACAAGAAAGTTCGTTAAAGCAGTTGAAGGAACGAAAGCTAAGATAACAGACACAAGGAAAACAGCACCAGGGCTTAGATTAATTGATAAACTCGCTGTTGAAATCGGTGGCGGAGTGAATCATAGATTTGGGCTGTATGATATGATCTTGATAAAAGATAATCATATTGCAATCTCTGGTGGAGTTGAGAAAGCGATTGAGAAATGTTTGAAATATGTCAAAGAGAAAAATCTTGATGTGAAAATTGAAGTTGAGGCACATAATTTGGACGATGTGAAAAAGATTGTAAAGTTTGACGGTATTGATAGAGTCATGCTTGATAATTTCAGCATTGATGATTTGAAAACAGCTGTTGATTTAATAGGCGGGAAATTTGAAGTTGAGGCTTCTGGCGGAATTACTCTTGAAAATGTTCGGCAGGTTGCTGAAACAGGCGTTGATTATATCTCAGTTGGAATGTTAACTCATTCCCCAAAAGCACTTGATATTTCGCTTGAAATAAAAATTTGA
- the nadB gene encoding L-aspartate oxidase: MFMAIISDFLVIGSGIAGLFYALKVADHGHVIIITKKEKAESNTNYAQGGIASVFSPDDSYELHIQDTINAGAGLCKREAVEIMVREGPKKVEELIQIGVEFTRTQNGKLDLGIEGGHSRKRIVHAKDLTGREIERALLEKVLSHPNVELFEHHVAIDLITEHHLVGIDKSKKIDNIHCWGVYALDVKTGQVKKFLSKVTMLATGGLGQVYLHTTNPVIATGDGVAMAYRAGAKIGNMEFIQFHPTTLYNSGTPAFLISEAVRGFGGILRTKKGEDFMKKYDPRGSLAPRDIVARAIDTELKKSGDEFVYLDLTHLEPDKVKDRFPHIYERCLEFKIDITKEPIPVVPAAHYSCGGVVTDLWGRTSIYGLYAAGETAMTGVHGANRLASNSLLEALVFSERAAVDSVRFVKENFFKFPNIPDWIDTGVFNTEEWVLISHDRREIQQLMWDYVGIVRSTLRLERAKRRIELIANEIEEFYKKTKVTADILELRNLATVALLIIRSALMRKESRGLHFNTDYPYRDDENWLKDTIIQDIRI; the protein is encoded by the coding sequence ATTTTTATGGCGATAATCAGTGATTTCCTTGTCATAGGGAGTGGGATTGCTGGTTTGTTTTATGCATTAAAAGTTGCAGATCATGGTCATGTTATAATAATCACGAAGAAAGAAAAAGCCGAATCAAACACAAACTACGCACAAGGGGGAATTGCTTCGGTTTTTTCTCCTGATGATTCTTACGAACTGCATATTCAGGATACTATAAATGCTGGAGCTGGATTATGTAAGCGTGAAGCTGTTGAAATCATGGTGCGCGAAGGACCTAAAAAAGTTGAGGAGTTAATTCAAATCGGTGTTGAATTTACAAGAACACAAAATGGCAAACTTGATCTTGGAATAGAAGGTGGACATTCAAGGAAGAGGATTGTCCATGCGAAAGATCTAACGGGAAGGGAAATAGAAAGAGCACTTTTAGAAAAGGTTTTAAGCCATCCAAATGTTGAACTATTTGAGCATCATGTGGCGATTGACTTGATAACGGAACATCATTTAGTTGGAATTGACAAGAGCAAGAAGATTGATAACATCCATTGCTGGGGTGTTTATGCTCTTGATGTGAAAACAGGGCAAGTTAAAAAATTTCTCTCAAAAGTTACGATGTTGGCAACGGGCGGGCTCGGTCAAGTTTACCTTCATACCACTAATCCAGTGATCGCAACTGGTGATGGTGTGGCGATGGCTTACAGAGCTGGGGCTAAAATTGGTAATATGGAATTTATTCAGTTTCATCCGACAACGCTTTATAACTCTGGAACTCCAGCTTTTTTAATCTCCGAAGCTGTGCGTGGCTTCGGAGGAATTCTGAGGACGAAGAAAGGTGAAGATTTTATGAAAAAATATGATCCTCGTGGATCCCTTGCACCAAGAGATATTGTTGCAAGAGCAATTGATACAGAGCTTAAAAAATCCGGCGATGAATTTGTTTACCTTGATTTAACTCATCTTGAACCAGACAAGGTTAAAGATAGATTTCCGCATATTTACGAAAGATGTCTTGAGTTTAAGATTGATATCACTAAAGAACCTATACCTGTTGTCCCAGCAGCTCATTATTCATGTGGCGGAGTTGTTACGGATTTGTGGGGTAGAACCTCAATATACGGCCTTTATGCTGCCGGAGAAACTGCAATGACCGGAGTTCACGGAGCAAATCGGCTCGCAAGCAATTCACTTCTTGAAGCTCTCGTTTTTTCAGAAAGAGCTGCGGTTGATTCAGTCAGGTTTGTAAAGGAAAATTTTTTCAAATTTCCAAATATACCTGATTGGATTGATACTGGAGTTTTCAATACGGAAGAATGGGTTTTGATTTCACATGATAGAAGAGAAATTCAGCAATTGATGTGGGATTATGTGGGGATAGTTCGTTCAACATTGCGACTTGAGCGAGCAAAGAGAAGAATTGAGTTGATAGCAAATGAAATTGAAGAGTTCTACAAGAAAACAAAAGTAACTGCAGATATACTTGAACTTCGTAATCTTGCTACAGTCGCGCTTCTTATAATTCGTTCTGCCCTGATGAGAAAAGAAAGCAGGGGGTTGCATTTTAACACGGATTATCCATACCGCGATGATGAAAACTGGCTTAAGGACACAATAATTCAAGACATACGCATTTAA
- the purQ gene encoding phosphoribosylformylglycinamidine synthase I, which produces MKFGVVVFPGSNCDHDTYYVLKKVFGQDVKLIWHKDGTIGDVDVVILPGGFSYGDYLRPGAIARFSPVMQDVIRFAKRGGKVMGICNGFQILVESGLLPGALLRNSSLRFVCKFVYVRVENKNTIFTSQCEKGEVLKLPIAHGDGNYYVDDETLKKLIDNEQIVFRYCDKHGNITEESNPNGSVYNIAGIINEEGNVLGMMPHPERCSEPVLGCTDGAKIFNSLIYSLSFAEEFLNK; this is translated from the coding sequence TTGAAATTTGGTGTTGTTGTTTTCCCTGGCTCAAACTGCGATCACGATACTTATTATGTTTTGAAGAAAGTTTTTGGACAAGATGTAAAGTTAATTTGGCATAAAGATGGAACTATTGGAGATGTTGATGTTGTGATATTGCCTGGGGGCTTTTCCTATGGGGATTACTTAAGACCTGGTGCGATTGCGAGGTTTTCGCCGGTGATGCAAGATGTCATCAGGTTTGCGAAGCGAGGTGGCAAAGTCATGGGAATTTGTAATGGTTTTCAGATCCTTGTTGAATCTGGACTTTTGCCTGGGGCTTTATTGAGAAATTCATCTTTGAGATTTGTGTGTAAATTTGTTTATGTTCGCGTTGAAAATAAAAATACTATTTTCACTTCACAATGTGAAAAGGGCGAGGTCTTGAAACTTCCTATTGCACACGGCGATGGAAATTATTATGTTGATGATGAGACATTGAAAAAACTAATTGACAACGAACAAATAGTTTTCAGATATTGCGATAAACACGGAAACATCACGGAAGAATCAAATCCAAATGGTTCAGTTTACAACATTGCTGGAATAATAAACGAAGAAGGAAATGTCCTTGGTATGATGCCGCATCCAGAAAGATGCTCTGAACCTGTGCTCGGTTGCACTGATGGAGCTAAAATTTTTAATTCACTGATTTACTCACTTTCATTTGCGGAGGAATTTTTAAACAAATAG
- the tatA gene encoding twin-arginine translocase TatA/TatE family subunit, whose protein sequence is MFGLGWQELLLILLVLLILFGGRRLPELARGLGSGIKEFKKAMREEDTPSEKPKEIEQKTEKKEQDLN, encoded by the coding sequence ATGTTCGGGCTTGGATGGCAGGAATTATTATTAATTTTGCTTGTGCTGTTAATTTTATTTGGCGGAAGGCGACTTCCGGAGCTTGCGCGTGGGCTTGGTAGTGGAATAAAAGAATTTAAGAAAGCGATGCGTGAAGAAGACACACCAAGTGAAAAACCAAAAGAGATTGAACAAAAAACAGAGAAAAAAGAGCAAGATCTAAATTAA
- a CDS encoding twin-arginine translocase TatA/TatE family subunit: MFDNIGFGELLVIGLFILIFFGPRKIPDIARSLGKAVREFRKAMQDVQSEIQSVTGIDLNSDLDFTASQKERKNTPSELDDLKFNKEEVKSTEPGAVLVEEKLSKNNQGKKSVKKKTQGGNHKNKSRSRVKTKSKKR, translated from the coding sequence ATGTTTGATAACATTGGATTTGGAGAGCTGTTGGTTATTGGTTTGTTTATTTTAATTTTTTTCGGACCGAGGAAAATCCCCGACATAGCTCGGAGCTTAGGGAAAGCGGTCCGTGAGTTTAGAAAAGCAATGCAAGATGTTCAAAGTGAAATTCAAAGCGTCACTGGAATTGATTTGAATTCAGATTTAGATTTTACAGCATCTCAAAAGGAACGAAAAAATACGCCTTCAGAACTTGACGATTTGAAATTTAACAAGGAAGAGGTTAAATCCACAGAGCCAGGCGCAGTTCTCGTTGAGGAGAAGTTATCTAAAAATAACCAAGGTAAAAAATCTGTGAAGAAAAAAACACAAGGAGGCAATCACAAAAATAAATCAAGATCTCGGGTGAAAACAAAATCAAAGAAAAGATGA
- the gatA gene encoding Asp-tRNA(Asn)/Glu-tRNA(Gln) amidotransferase subunit GatA produces the protein MNNKRKFDVLTYDQIREKIFSGEASCESIVKNYLEKIKEYQRLNAFLSVFEEKAVQRAIEIDKKIHSGDAGKLAGMVIAVKDNICVKDEKCTCASKILENFISLYDATAVERLLKEDAIIIGKTNLDEFAMGSSTENSYFGPTLNPYDEERVPGGSSGGSAVAVAVGLSTTALGSDTGGSIRQPASLCGVYGLKPTYGRVSRFGLVAYASSFDVIGPFGNSTKDVALVLQVIAGHDENDSTSANVPVPEYLSFLDKDVKGLRIGIPLEYFSEGLDDEVREAIERRVDFLKENGAIVEKISLPHTEYNIPTYYILVTAEASSNLARYDGARYGYRSKDVKTLYEMYVKSRSEGFGPEVKRRIMLGTYVLSAGYYEAYYRKAQKVRRLIKEDFEKAFEKVDVIITPTSPTTAFKIGEKTDDPLKMYLSDIYTVSVNLAGVPAINVPAGFDKNGLPIGLQIIGKQFDEGTILRISDFLEKNYRD, from the coding sequence ATGAATAACAAACGAAAATTTGATGTCTTAACCTACGATCAGATAAGGGAAAAAATTTTCTCGGGGGAAGCAAGTTGTGAATCCATAGTCAAAAATTATTTGGAAAAGATCAAGGAATATCAAAGGTTAAATGCTTTTTTAAGTGTCTTTGAAGAGAAAGCAGTTCAAAGAGCGATTGAAATAGACAAGAAGATACATTCTGGGGATGCTGGTAAACTTGCGGGAATGGTTATCGCAGTTAAGGACAACATATGTGTTAAGGATGAAAAATGCACTTGTGCTTCAAAAATACTTGAAAATTTCATCTCGCTTTATGATGCCACTGCTGTTGAGCGACTTTTAAAGGAAGATGCAATCATCATAGGTAAGACGAATTTGGACGAGTTTGCTATGGGTTCTTCAACTGAAAATTCTTATTTTGGTCCTACTTTAAATCCATACGATGAAGAAAGGGTCCCAGGTGGTTCAAGTGGAGGAAGTGCTGTTGCTGTTGCGGTTGGGCTTTCAACCACGGCGCTCGGTTCTGATACAGGCGGTTCAATAAGGCAACCTGCTTCATTATGCGGGGTCTACGGTTTGAAACCAACTTATGGAAGAGTTTCGCGGTTTGGACTCGTTGCTTATGCCTCATCATTTGATGTAATAGGTCCGTTTGGAAATTCAACGAAAGATGTCGCCCTTGTCTTACAAGTGATAGCAGGTCATGATGAAAATGATTCAACATCTGCGAATGTTCCAGTTCCAGAGTATTTAAGTTTTCTTGATAAAGATGTTAAGGGTTTGAGGATCGGCATTCCATTAGAGTATTTTTCAGAGGGACTTGATGATGAGGTAAGGGAAGCAATAGAAAGAAGAGTTGATTTTTTAAAGGAAAATGGTGCAATAGTTGAGAAAATCTCGTTGCCTCACACGGAATATAACATACCAACTTATTATATACTCGTAACCGCAGAAGCTTCTTCAAATTTGGCTCGGTATGATGGCGCAAGATATGGCTATCGCTCTAAAGATGTTAAAACTTTGTATGAAATGTATGTAAAATCCAGAAGTGAAGGATTTGGTCCAGAGGTAAAAAGAAGGATTATGCTTGGGACATATGTTTTGTCTGCCGGATATTATGAAGCGTATTATCGCAAGGCGCAGAAAGTGAGAAGGTTGATAAAAGAAGATTTTGAAAAAGCTTTTGAAAAAGTTGATGTCATCATCACTCCGACATCCCCTACAACTGCTTTCAAGATTGGCGAGAAGACGGACGATCCCTTGAAGATGTATCTTTCGGATATTTACACTGTTTCTGTAAATCTTGCTGGAGTTCCCGCGATTAATGTTCCTGCTGGATTTGATAAAAATGGCTTACCTATTGGGCTTCAGATAATCGGGAAGCAATTTGATGAAGGAACGATATTGAGGATTTCTGATTTTTTGGAGAAAAATTACAGAGATTAA
- a CDS encoding site-specific DNA-methyltransferase, which produces MNYTYEGEIVLDPFMRSGTTAIAAIMTHRFYVSYEIDETYVELSEKQIKKFSASFQPDLFEKLKINFR; this is translated from the coding sequence GTGAATTACACATATGAAGGAGAGATTGTCCTTGACCCATTTATGAGAAGCGGAACAACTGCGATTGCAGCTATTATGACTCATAGGTTTTATGTCAGTTATGAAATTGATGAGACATATGTTGAACTTTCCGAAAAGCAAATAAAGAAATTTTCTGCAAGTTTTCAACCTGATTTATTTGAGAAATTAAAAATAAATTTTAGGTAG
- the sucD gene encoding succinate--CoA ligase subunit alpha, with amino-acid sequence MAILVDKSTRLVVQGITGGEGSFHTRQMIEYGTNVVAGVVPGKGGTFFDEKIPIFNTVREAVEKEGANTSIIFVPAPFAPDAIIEAADAGIKLIVCITEGIPAKDMIQVYEYLKHTNSRLIGPNCPGVISPGKAKVGIMPGFIHKEGTIGIVSRSGTLTYEAVKQLTEAGFGQSTSVGIGGDPVIGSKFTDIIKLFNEDPETEAIVMIGEIGGTAEEEAAEFVKNYVDKPVFGFIAGRTAPPGRRMGHAGAIISGGKGTAQEKMKALADAGIYVIENPAVIGETVKRVLGEKPKRKIFVMSSAKKSKKGVKKSSQRKRKVSKRKK; translated from the coding sequence ATGGCAATACTTGTTGACAAAAGCACTCGTCTTGTGGTTCAAGGGATAACAGGTGGAGAAGGTTCATTCCACACAAGGCAAATGATTGAATACGGCACAAATGTTGTAGCTGGGGTTGTCCCTGGCAAAGGAGGGACATTTTTTGATGAGAAGATACCTATCTTTAACACTGTCCGTGAAGCAGTGGAAAAGGAAGGAGCTAACACCTCCATTATCTTTGTCCCAGCACCATTTGCTCCAGATGCAATTATTGAAGCAGCTGATGCTGGAATTAAACTTATAGTTTGTATTACTGAAGGGATCCCGGCGAAAGATATGATTCAAGTTTACGAGTATCTAAAGCACACAAACTCAAGATTAATTGGGCCTAATTGCCCAGGTGTAATTTCGCCTGGTAAAGCGAAAGTCGGAATAATGCCCGGCTTTATTCACAAAGAGGGAACAATTGGAATTGTTTCAAGAAGCGGGACATTGACATATGAAGCAGTAAAACAGTTAACTGAAGCTGGATTTGGGCAATCAACGAGCGTTGGGATTGGTGGAGATCCAGTGATTGGTTCAAAGTTTACAGATATAATTAAACTTTTCAATGAAGATCCTGAAACCGAAGCGATCGTGATGATAGGCGAGATCGGTGGAACAGCTGAAGAAGAAGCTGCCGAATTTGTGAAAAATTATGTAGATAAACCTGTCTTTGGTTTTATTGCTGGAAGGACAGCACCACCAGGTAGAAGAATGGGACATGCTGGCGCGATCATTTCAGGTGGAAAGGGAACAGCTCAGGAAAAGATGAAAGCTCTTGCCGACGCTGGAATTTATGTGATAGAAAATCCAGCTGTTATCGGTGAAACCGTTAAAAGAGTTTTAGGTGAAAAGCCGAAAAGAAAAATTTTTGTCATGTCCTCGGCGAAGAAATCTAAAAAAGGTGTGAAAAAATCAAGTCAGCGTAAGAGAAAAGTTTCAAAGAGGAAAAAATAA
- the ndk gene encoding nucleoside-diphosphate kinase: MTERTLAILKPDCVRKNLIGKVISHIEEAGFKIVAMKMLKLTTEQAKAFYYVHREKSFYNDLVNFMTSGKVVAMVLEKENAVSDFRELIGATDPKEAKEGTIRRLYADSKQENIVHGSDSIENAKFEISFFFPEAELIANEV; the protein is encoded by the coding sequence TTGACCGAAAGAACGCTTGCTATTTTGAAACCGGACTGTGTTAGAAAAAACCTGATAGGCAAGGTTATCTCACACATTGAGGAAGCTGGCTTCAAAATCGTCGCAATGAAAATGCTTAAATTAACAACTGAACAAGCAAAAGCATTCTACTATGTTCACCGAGAGAAATCTTTCTATAACGACCTTGTTAACTTTATGACCTCTGGTAAAGTCGTGGCTATGGTGCTTGAGAAGGAGAATGCTGTAAGCGATTTCAGGGAATTGATCGGCGCTACCGATCCGAAAGAAGCGAAAGAGGGAACTATAAGAAGATTATATGCGGATAGTAAGCAAGAAAATATAGTTCACGGCTCTGATTCCATTGAAAACGCAAAATTTGAAATTTCATTTTTCTTCCCCGAAGCTGAGCTGATAGCGAACGAAGTTTGA
- a CDS encoding DUF1343 domain-containing protein, protein MGKIIMLIILLSTLSLSQSKRVKIGAEVFLERHLDLVKGKRVGIVTNHTGLLPDGRHIVDVLNSIENVKVVALFGPEHGIRGEVPDGKSIAHGIDTKTGIPVYSLYGEVKKPTAEMLKDIDVLIFDIQDVGARFYTYISTMSYCMEASAEQGKKFIVLDRPNPIRGVYVDGPILDPKFKSFVGLHTIPVAHGMTVGELAKMFNEEGWLENRVKADLTVIKMENYSRKMWFDQTGLPWIKPSPNMMTLKTAIVYTATCFIEGTNVSEGRGTNHPFEWIGAPWIDSKKFAKELNSYNLPGVKFEPIEFTPTDIEKVTIDPKYEGQKCGGVFLNVYDREKFEPVKTAVYILYTLKKLYPNEFKWRTAGQDRLWGTDRIRLMIDEGKKPSEIIKSWETELKEFLKIREKYMLYN, encoded by the coding sequence ATGGGAAAAATAATTATGTTAATTATTTTGCTCTCAACCTTATCGCTTTCTCAATCCAAGCGCGTAAAAATTGGAGCGGAGGTTTTTCTTGAAAGGCACCTTGATCTCGTGAAAGGTAAGAGAGTTGGAATCGTTACAAACCATACTGGGCTTTTGCCAGATGGAAGACATATCGTTGATGTTTTAAACTCAATTGAGAATGTGAAAGTTGTCGCTCTTTTCGGGCCTGAACATGGGATAAGAGGGGAAGTCCCAGATGGCAAAAGCATCGCTCACGGTATTGATACAAAAACCGGCATCCCTGTTTACTCTCTTTATGGTGAAGTTAAAAAACCAACAGCTGAAATGCTTAAAGATATTGATGTTTTAATTTTTGACATTCAAGATGTCGGCGCGAGATTTTATACTTATATTTCAACGATGAGCTACTGCATGGAGGCATCCGCTGAGCAAGGTAAAAAGTTTATTGTCCTTGATAGACCAAATCCAATTCGTGGAGTTTATGTTGACGGTCCTATTCTTGATCCTAAGTTTAAGTCGTTTGTCGGGCTTCATACAATCCCAGTTGCACATGGCATGACAGTTGGGGAACTTGCGAAAATGTTTAATGAAGAAGGATGGCTTGAAAACAGGGTAAAAGCTGATTTAACGGTGATAAAAATGGAAAATTATTCAAGGAAGATGTGGTTTGATCAAACCGGGCTACCTTGGATAAAACCATCTCCAAATATGATGACGCTTAAAACCGCTATAGTTTACACAGCTACTTGTTTCATTGAGGGAACAAATGTATCTGAAGGCAGGGGGACAAATCATCCATTTGAATGGATAGGAGCGCCATGGATTGACTCAAAAAAGTTTGCTAAAGAGCTAAATTCTTACAATCTTCCAGGAGTCAAGTTTGAACCTATTGAATTTACACCGACTGATATTGAAAAAGTTACCATTGATCCAAAATATGAAGGACAAAAATGTGGCGGCGTGTTTTTAAATGTTTATGATCGTGAAAAGTTTGAACCAGTGAAAACGGCAGTTTATATTCTTTACACATTGAAAAAATTGTATCCAAACGAATTCAAATGGAGAACCGCAGGGCAAGATAGATTATGGGGCACTGATAGAATTAGATTAATGATTGACGAAGGGAAAAAACCAAGCGAGATAATAAAATCTTGGGAGACCGAATTAAAAGAATTCTTAAAAATCAGGGAGAAATATATGCTTTACAACTAA
- a CDS encoding 3-dehydroquinate dehydratase — protein MKILVIHGANLGILGKREPEIYGLLTIDEINKILMESFKGVEFEFFQSNIEGEIVNKLNSLIDSDFDGVVINPGAFTHYSFAIRDAISALKIPVVEVHLSNLYSRGEIEGFRQKSVIAPVCKGYIAGFGYLSYILGVEAILKLKIS, from the coding sequence ATGAAAATACTTGTGATACACGGGGCAAATTTAGGTATCCTTGGGAAAAGAGAGCCAGAAATTTATGGCTTGTTAACCATTGATGAGATCAATAAAATTTTGATGGAGAGTTTTAAAGGTGTTGAGTTTGAATTTTTCCAGTCAAACATTGAGGGCGAAATTGTAAATAAGTTAAATTCTTTAATTGATTCTGATTTTGACGGTGTGGTTATAAATCCTGGGGCTTTTACTCATTACTCTTTTGCGATAAGAGATGCAATTTCAGCGCTGAAAATACCTGTAGTTGAAGTTCACTTATCAAATTTATATTCTCGTGGGGAGATAGAAGGGTTTAGACAAAAAAGCGTAATTGCGCCCGTTTGTAAAGGATATATTGCAGGTTTTGGATATTTGAGTTATATTTTAGGAGTAGAAGCGATCTTGAAACTCAAGATAAGTTGA
- a CDS encoding TIGR02253 family HAD-type hydrolase has translation MIKAVIFDLDNTLVDFMTMKRQAIDAAISAMIDAGLKISPEEARRRIDRIYAEKGIEYQQVFDDFLKEIYGKVDYKILSAGIVAYRRAREAALVPYPHVYMTLTTLLKMGLKLAVVSDAPAREAWLRLCYLNFHHIFDHVITFDDTGERKPSPVPFLKALELLGVKPDEAIMVGDWAERDVVGAKKVGMKTAFARYGDTFNTQNPEADYELNDITELIDIIKKENGWE, from the coding sequence ATGATTAAAGCAGTTATATTTGATCTTGATAACACGCTCGTGGATTTTATGACTATGAAAAGACAGGCTATTGATGCTGCAATAAGTGCGATGATTGATGCTGGATTGAAGATCTCACCTGAAGAAGCGAGGCGAAGGATTGATAGAATTTATGCTGAAAAGGGAATAGAATATCAACAAGTTTTTGATGATTTTTTGAAGGAAATCTACGGAAAAGTTGACTACAAAATTCTATCTGCTGGGATCGTTGCTTATAGAAGAGCCAGGGAAGCAGCGCTCGTTCCATATCCACATGTCTATATGACATTGACAACTCTTTTGAAAATGGGATTAAAGCTCGCTGTTGTTTCTGATGCGCCAGCTCGTGAGGCGTGGTTGAGATTATGTTATTTAAATTTTCATCATATTTTTGACCATGTGATCACTTTTGACGATACTGGTGAACGAAAGCCAAGCCCTGTACCTTTTCTTAAGGCTTTGGAGCTTCTTGGTGTTAAACCTGATGAAGCAATTATGGTTGGAGATTGGGCTGAAAGAGATGTGGTTGGAGCGAAGAAAGTCGGGATGAAAACAGCTTTTGCAAGATATGGAGATACATTTAATACGCAAAATCCAGAAGCGGATTACGAACTAAATGATATAACTGAATTGATAGATATAATCAAAAAGGAAAACGGTTGGGAATGA
- the acpS gene encoding holo-ACP synthase, which yields MIIGVGVDIVEIERFKNLTQRWGEHFLKKVFTQKEIDYCLSRKNTYQHLAGKFAAKEAISKAISTGWSGIFRWKDVEILNDENGKPEVMLYNQLKIQFNSCLIHISISHSQNYAVAFAVIERN from the coding sequence ATGATAATTGGCGTTGGTGTTGACATAGTAGAGATTGAAAGATTTAAAAATTTAACACAACGATGGGGGGAACATTTTCTGAAGAAAGTTTTTACGCAAAAGGAAATAGATTACTGCCTTTCAAGAAAAAATACCTACCAGCACCTCGCCGGAAAATTCGCTGCGAAGGAAGCCATAAGCAAAGCTATTTCAACAGGATGGAGCGGAATTTTTAGATGGAAAGATGTAGAGATCTTAAACGATGAAAATGGCAAGCCAGAAGTTATGCTTTATAATCAGCTCAAGATTCAGTTCAATTCCTGCTTAATTCACATTTCAATTTCGCATTCTCAAAATTATGCGGTTGCTTTCGCTGTAATTGAAAGAAATTAA